In one Micromonospora polyrhachis genomic region, the following are encoded:
- a CDS encoding Na+/H+ antiporter, producing MDALFEVVLFLAIAILGAALARRLGVLSPILLVVIGLVLSFVPGFPQVRLDPELVLTGILPPLLYVAALETSVPAFRYNLRSILLLAVGLVIFTAMVVGLVVYALLPGVPLAVCLALGAVVAPPDAVAATAVARRIGLPRRVVTILEGESLINDATALVLLRVATAAAVGSAVGIGDVGTEILVSAGGGIVVGVVGIAVFGCLHRRVRDPILDNALSLITPFAVVLLAEALHTSGIVAVVVTGLALGHRMPVLMSAASRLQMNAFWRLAKFLLEGLVFLLVGLQLREVVTGLDTPGPILVGVTAVVLATVFFTRFLWVFPATYLARLVPSARRRDPLPPSGFPIVISWAGMRGVVTLAAVLALPMTLADGMSYPRELFVWLAFAVIVASLVLQGATLPWLARRLRLPPDDPVQDALSAAGVQQQAGRAAREHLDRLADTAPPAVVERLRELIDQRNNSAWERLGGDEQETPSEAYGRLRQEMIDVERQVFRSARDEGRIPEEVLVRAYRDLDLEESLLRRGSAG from the coding sequence GTGGATGCACTGTTCGAGGTCGTCCTCTTCCTGGCCATCGCGATACTGGGCGCTGCCCTGGCCCGTCGGCTCGGTGTGCTCTCGCCGATCCTGCTCGTGGTCATCGGCCTGGTGCTCTCGTTCGTGCCAGGCTTCCCGCAGGTGAGACTCGACCCGGAACTGGTGTTGACCGGCATCCTGCCGCCGTTGCTGTACGTCGCCGCGCTGGAGACCTCGGTGCCGGCGTTCCGCTACAACCTGCGGTCCATCCTGCTGCTCGCCGTCGGCCTGGTGATCTTCACAGCGATGGTGGTGGGGCTGGTGGTGTACGCGCTGCTGCCCGGCGTACCGCTGGCGGTGTGCCTGGCCCTCGGCGCGGTCGTCGCCCCACCGGACGCGGTGGCCGCCACCGCGGTGGCCCGGCGAATCGGCCTGCCCCGGCGGGTGGTGACCATCCTGGAGGGGGAGAGCCTGATCAACGACGCCACCGCGCTGGTCCTGCTCCGGGTGGCCACCGCGGCGGCCGTCGGCTCCGCCGTCGGAATCGGCGACGTCGGCACCGAAATCCTGGTGTCGGCCGGCGGTGGCATCGTCGTCGGTGTGGTCGGGATCGCCGTCTTCGGGTGCCTGCACCGGCGCGTCCGGGATCCGATCCTGGACAACGCCCTGTCGCTGATCACTCCGTTCGCGGTGGTGCTGCTGGCCGAGGCGCTACACACCTCCGGCATCGTCGCGGTCGTGGTGACCGGGCTCGCGCTGGGTCACCGCATGCCGGTGCTGATGTCCGCCGCCTCCCGGCTACAGATGAACGCGTTCTGGCGGTTGGCCAAGTTCCTGCTGGAAGGGCTGGTCTTCCTGCTCGTCGGGCTGCAACTGCGGGAGGTCGTCACCGGCTTGGACACCCCGGGTCCGATCCTCGTCGGAGTCACCGCCGTGGTGCTGGCCACCGTCTTCTTCACCCGTTTCCTCTGGGTCTTTCCAGCCACCTATCTCGCTCGACTGGTGCCCTCCGCCCGGCGACGGGACCCGTTGCCGCCATCCGGGTTTCCGATCGTGATCTCCTGGGCGGGTATGCGGGGCGTGGTGACCCTCGCCGCTGTGCTCGCCCTACCGATGACCCTGGCCGACGGAATGTCCTACCCGAGGGAGCTCTTCGTCTGGCTTGCGTTCGCGGTGATCGTGGCGAGTCTGGTGCTCCAGGGGGCCACCCTGCCGTGGCTGGCCCGGCGGCTGAGGCTTCCCCCGGACGACCCGGTGCAGGACGCGCTCTCCGCCGCCGGGGTGCAGCAGCAGGCCGGCCGCGCCGCCCGGGAACACCTGGACAGGCTTGCCGACACCGCCCCACCGGCGGTGGTCGAGCGTCTCCGGGAGCTGATCGACCAGCGCAACAACTCGGCCTGGGAGCGGCTCGGGGGTGACGAACAGGAAACCCCGTCCGAGGCGTACGGCCGGCTCCGGCAGGAGATGATCGACGTGGAACGTCAGGTGTTCCGTAGCGCCCGCGACGAGGGGCGCATACCCGAGGAGGTGCTCGTGCGGGCCTACCGCGACCTGGACTTGGAGGAGTCGCTGCTCCGCCGGGGGAGCGCCGGATGA
- a CDS encoding TIGR03885 family FMN-dependent LLM class oxidoreductase: MTTYGFHASHEQIHPAELLTAVQHAEQVGFAAAMSSDHFSPWSARQGQSGFAWSWLGAALQATSLPFGVVNAPGQRYHPAIVAQAIGTLAAMYPGRFWAALGTGEASNEHITGTGWPRKDVRTARLRECVTVIRALLDGEEVSHDGLVTVDRARLWTRPEQPPALVGAAVSEATARWCAEWADGLITVNAPVDRLRRLVDAYRDAGGQGRIFLQVHLSWAPDEAEAARLAYEQWRSNVFAPPVCWDLEMTDHFDVVSADVPAQRVAEVVNVSADLGRHTAWLHEYAELGFDEIYLHHVGQRQREFLDAFGADVLPALKVT, from the coding sequence ATGACGACGTACGGCTTCCACGCCTCCCACGAACAGATCCACCCCGCCGAGCTGCTGACCGCCGTGCAGCATGCCGAGCAGGTCGGGTTCGCCGCCGCCATGTCCTCCGACCACTTCTCGCCGTGGAGCGCCCGCCAGGGGCAGTCCGGCTTCGCCTGGTCCTGGCTGGGGGCGGCGCTCCAGGCCACCTCGCTGCCGTTCGGGGTGGTCAACGCCCCGGGGCAGCGGTACCACCCGGCCATCGTGGCCCAAGCCATCGGCACGCTGGCGGCGATGTACCCGGGACGGTTCTGGGCGGCGTTGGGCACCGGTGAGGCCAGCAACGAGCACATCACCGGGACCGGTTGGCCCCGCAAGGACGTACGCACCGCCCGACTGCGCGAGTGCGTGACGGTGATCCGGGCCCTGCTGGACGGCGAGGAGGTCAGCCACGACGGACTGGTCACGGTCGACCGGGCCCGGTTGTGGACCCGCCCGGAGCAGCCGCCCGCCCTGGTCGGTGCGGCGGTCAGCGAGGCGACCGCCCGCTGGTGCGCCGAATGGGCCGACGGTCTGATCACCGTCAACGCCCCGGTGGATCGGCTGCGCCGGCTGGTCGACGCCTATCGGGACGCCGGTGGGCAGGGGCGGATCTTCCTCCAGGTGCACCTGAGCTGGGCACCCGACGAGGCCGAGGCGGCCCGGTTGGCGTACGAGCAGTGGCGCAGCAACGTCTTCGCGCCGCCGGTCTGCTGGGACCTGGAGATGACCGACCACTTCGACGTCGTCTCCGCGGACGTACCGGCGCAACGGGTGGCCGAGGTGGTCAACGTCTCCGCCGACCTGGGCCGGCACACCGCCTGGCTGCACGAGTACGCCGAACTGGGCTTCGACGAGATCTACCTGCACCATGTCGGCCAGCGGCAACGAGAGTTCCTCGACGCGTTCGGCGCCGACGTCCTGCCCGCGCTGAAGGTCACCTGA
- a CDS encoding NADP-dependent succinic semialdehyde dehydrogenase, which translates to MSIATINPATGQLLKSFDPLPDNQVDAAIARAVDGFAALRRTTFAQRAGWLTRAADLLDAERDDIGRLMTTEMGKTYASAKAEAAKCAAACRFYAANAERFLADEPADAAAVGATKAYVRYQPLGPVLAVMPWNFPLWQVLRFAAPALMAGNVGLLKHASNVPQTALYLDELFRRAGFPAGSFQTLLIGSKTVDRILTDPRVRAATLTGSEGAGRAVGRTAGQELKKVVLELGGSDPFVVMPSADLDRAAETATTARCQNNGQSCIAAKRFIVHTDVYDAFAEAFVARMSALRVGDPMAADTDVGPLATEQGRADVEELVADAVAQGAWVPCGGQQPDEAGWWYPPTVVTELTPQMRMWSEEVFGPVAGLYRVSSYEEAIEVANGTSFGLGSNAWTRDPEEQERFATDLDAGSVFVNGMTTSFPELPFGGVKNSGHGRELSALGIREFCNIKTVWVGSGTASAGAGAHSE; encoded by the coding sequence ATGTCGATCGCCACCATCAACCCTGCCACCGGGCAACTGCTCAAGTCCTTCGACCCGCTGCCCGACAACCAGGTCGACGCCGCCATCGCCCGCGCGGTGGACGGCTTCGCGGCGCTGCGGCGGACCACCTTCGCGCAGCGGGCCGGGTGGCTGACGCGAGCTGCCGACCTGCTCGACGCCGAGCGCGACGACATCGGCCGGCTGATGACCACCGAGATGGGCAAGACGTACGCCTCGGCGAAGGCGGAGGCGGCCAAGTGCGCCGCCGCCTGCCGGTTCTACGCGGCCAACGCCGAACGCTTCCTCGCCGACGAGCCGGCCGACGCGGCGGCGGTGGGCGCCACCAAGGCGTACGTCCGCTACCAGCCGCTCGGGCCGGTCCTGGCGGTGATGCCGTGGAACTTCCCGCTGTGGCAGGTGCTGCGGTTCGCCGCCCCGGCCCTGATGGCCGGCAACGTCGGGCTGCTCAAACACGCGTCGAACGTGCCACAGACCGCGCTCTACCTCGACGAACTGTTCCGCCGGGCGGGCTTCCCGGCCGGCTCGTTCCAGACCCTGCTGATCGGCTCGAAGACCGTCGACCGGATCCTGACCGACCCCCGGGTACGCGCCGCCACGTTGACCGGCAGCGAGGGAGCGGGTCGGGCGGTGGGGCGTACCGCCGGACAGGAGCTGAAGAAGGTCGTACTGGAACTGGGCGGCAGCGACCCGTTCGTGGTGATGCCCTCGGCGGACCTGGACCGGGCCGCCGAGACGGCGACCACCGCCCGCTGCCAGAACAACGGCCAGTCCTGTATCGCGGCGAAGCGGTTCATCGTGCACACCGACGTCTACGACGCGTTCGCCGAGGCGTTCGTGGCCCGGATGTCGGCGTTACGCGTGGGGGACCCGATGGCCGCCGACACCGACGTCGGGCCGCTCGCCACCGAACAGGGGCGGGCCGACGTCGAGGAGTTGGTGGCCGACGCGGTCGCCCAGGGGGCGTGGGTGCCTTGCGGTGGGCAGCAGCCTGACGAGGCCGGTTGGTGGTATCCGCCGACCGTGGTCACCGAACTCACCCCGCAGATGCGGATGTGGTCGGAGGAGGTGTTCGGTCCGGTCGCCGGCCTCTACCGGGTGTCGTCGTACGAGGAGGCGATCGAGGTGGCCAACGGCACCAGCTTCGGCCTGGGCTCCAACGCCTGGACCCGGGACCCCGAGGAACAGGAGCGGTTCGCCACCGACCTGGACGCGGGCAGCGTCTTCGTCAACGGAATGACCACCTCCTTTCCTGAGCTGCCATTCGGCGGGGTGAAGAACTCCGGGCACGGTCGGGAGCTGTCGGCGCTGGGTATCCGGGAGTTCTGCAACATCAAGACGGTCTGGGTGGGCTCGGGTACGGCCTCGGCCGGCGCAGGCGCGCACAGCGAATAG
- a CDS encoding 3-oxoacyl-ACP synthase III family protein, producing MIPPSPPHPAESSVGITSVGVSLPERVIDSAELQARVARASGFELPANLLTRMTGIDHRRMAGDDEYASTLAVRAARQALAAADLTPTDVDLLLFASATRDMVEPATAHIVQAELGGRAHALDVTNACNSFLNGIDVARSSILAGRARRALVVTGETPTRAMRWQLSDPAQARTAFAGYTFGDAGAAVVIEPVASGGILDVDTETWSEHWTVGGIPGGGSRHPRGDEHTYFHGDGHVLRGVFEQIGADILDRVRQRTGLGWADYAKVLVHQVTLPYLERFVEVTGVPKEKLEITVTDLGNMASATLGVQLARIEPALRPGDRVLFVGLGGGVSLMTMVWEKS from the coding sequence ATGATCCCTCCGTCCCCGCCCCACCCTGCCGAGTCCTCGGTGGGTATCACCTCGGTCGGGGTGAGTCTGCCCGAACGGGTCATCGACAGTGCCGAGCTCCAGGCCCGGGTGGCGCGGGCCAGCGGTTTCGAGCTGCCCGCCAATCTGCTCACCCGAATGACCGGAATCGACCACCGGCGGATGGCCGGCGACGACGAGTACGCCTCGACCCTGGCCGTTCGCGCCGCCCGGCAGGCCCTGGCCGCCGCCGACCTGACCCCCACCGATGTCGACCTGCTGTTGTTCGCGTCCGCCACCCGGGACATGGTCGAGCCGGCCACCGCGCACATCGTGCAGGCCGAACTGGGCGGTCGGGCACACGCACTGGACGTCACCAACGCCTGCAACAGCTTCCTCAACGGCATCGACGTCGCCCGGTCGTCGATCCTGGCCGGCCGGGCCCGCCGGGCACTGGTGGTGACCGGGGAGACGCCGACCCGGGCGATGCGCTGGCAGTTGAGCGACCCGGCTCAGGCACGCACGGCCTTCGCTGGCTACACCTTCGGCGACGCCGGTGCGGCCGTGGTAATCGAGCCGGTGGCGAGCGGCGGCATCCTGGACGTGGACACCGAGACCTGGTCGGAGCACTGGACGGTGGGCGGCATCCCGGGCGGCGGTTCCCGCCACCCACGCGGTGACGAGCACACCTACTTCCACGGTGACGGGCACGTCCTGCGGGGCGTCTTCGAGCAGATCGGTGCCGACATCCTGGACCGGGTACGGCAGCGCACCGGCCTGGGCTGGGCCGACTACGCCAAGGTGCTGGTGCACCAGGTGACCCTGCCCTACCTGGAGCGCTTCGTCGAGGTGACCGGGGTGCCCAAGGAGAAGCTGGAGATCACCGTCACCGACCTGGGCAACATGGCCAGCGCCACGCTCGGCGTCCAACTGGCCCGCATCGAGCCGGCGTTACGCCCCGGCGACCGGGTGCTCTTCGTCGGGCTCGGCGGTGGGGTCAGCCTGATGACCATGGTCTGGGAGAAGTCGTGA
- a CDS encoding glycosyltransferase family 2 protein, which produces MTDLWVIVPAFDEADRLDSTLAALAAQTDLDFTLLVVDNGSTDDTAEVARRFAAQAPMPVQVIREPEKGVGCAVDTGFRHAITHGARLLARTDADCLPRPGWVAAARRAFTGGAGMVCGRLTARRDEHGPLGRLGFRLVVGIASVFGRLRPAHRDPAYRVPYRMHAGNNMAITATLYLASGGMPRRPSPTDRTFLNRVRRVTTAIRHERTMVVENSTRRLRAYGLRRTAGWYLDRGCGPLTPDPR; this is translated from the coding sequence GTGACCGACCTGTGGGTGATCGTGCCCGCCTTCGACGAGGCCGACCGGCTCGACAGCACGCTGGCCGCCCTGGCCGCCCAGACCGACCTCGACTTCACCCTCCTGGTGGTGGACAACGGCTCCACCGACGACACCGCCGAGGTGGCACGCCGATTCGCGGCGCAGGCGCCGATGCCGGTCCAGGTCATCCGGGAACCGGAGAAGGGGGTCGGTTGCGCGGTGGACACCGGATTCCGGCACGCCATCACGCACGGAGCCCGGCTGCTCGCCCGTACCGACGCCGACTGTCTGCCCCGACCCGGGTGGGTGGCCGCCGCGCGTCGGGCGTTCACCGGGGGCGCGGGCATGGTCTGTGGCCGGTTGACCGCCCGGCGGGACGAGCACGGTCCGCTGGGCCGGCTCGGGTTCCGGTTGGTGGTGGGGATCGCATCGGTCTTCGGCCGGCTGCGCCCCGCCCACCGGGACCCGGCCTACCGGGTGCCCTACCGGATGCACGCCGGCAACAACATGGCCATCACCGCCACCCTCTACCTGGCCAGCGGCGGGATGCCGCGTCGCCCCTCCCCCACCGACCGGACCTTCCTCAACCGGGTCCGCCGGGTGACGACGGCGATCAGGCACGAGCGGACGATGGTGGTGGAGAACTCGACCCGCCGGCTGCGGGCGTACGGGCTGCGCCGCACCGCCGGCTGGTATCTCGACCGGGGCTGCGGCCCCCTCACCCCGGACCCACGCTGA
- a CDS encoding class I adenylate-forming enzyme family protein gives MLDELDATLRRHPDRPALLTASRSGRTRVVATRGELVDLADGYAAALHHHGLTAGDTLGLAVRPGARSLSLMLAAYRLGLRVAVLDPSAGPDVLHARLALARPALVVADAAAQAVAGWARPLARRAHLELPDLASLGPVRTAGRRLPGCAPALRPHPTGGPLPGRRTDDGDAVVIFTSGTTSRPRAVVHRRSGLAAAMRAVTELVHPNPDQPVLGGTFFVLVPSLASGAPVALPARSARVLARQIRRLQPQASYLTPPQLRALLAESPRLCGAFYSGSAPVSANLLARTRRAGASQAWGVYALTEMFPAAAVEATEKAAFTGDGDLVGTPLPGVRTRLDDDDQLLLTGPGSSDRYLGEEPHEWVATGDVARMDGDRVVLAGRCKDMILREAENIYPGLYEPALHVPGVNLAVLVGVPAGDGDERLVAVVEPEPGADPGQLRLALAPVLARMGAARPDAVHFCVVPTSGRSRKPDRTATAALAAAMEAGWRPPRG, from the coding sequence ATGCTGGACGAACTGGACGCCACGCTGCGTCGTCATCCCGACCGGCCGGCGCTGCTGACCGCGAGCCGGTCCGGCCGTACCCGGGTCGTCGCCACCCGAGGCGAACTCGTCGACCTCGCCGACGGCTACGCCGCCGCACTGCACCACCACGGGCTGACCGCCGGGGACACCCTCGGGCTGGCGGTACGCCCCGGTGCCCGGTCACTGTCACTCATGCTGGCCGCGTACCGGCTCGGCCTGCGGGTGGCCGTACTCGATCCGTCCGCCGGACCGGACGTGCTGCACGCGCGGCTGGCGCTGGCCCGCCCGGCGCTGGTGGTCGCCGACGCCGCGGCACAGGCCGTTGCCGGCTGGGCCCGACCGTTGGCCCGCCGGGCCCACCTGGAGCTACCGGACCTGGCCAGCCTCGGCCCGGTGCGGACCGCCGGCCGGCGACTGCCCGGCTGCGCTCCCGCCCTGCGACCACACCCTACCGGTGGACCACTGCCGGGCCGCCGCACCGACGACGGCGACGCGGTGGTCATCTTCACCTCGGGCACCACCAGCCGGCCCCGGGCGGTGGTGCACCGCCGGTCCGGGCTGGCCGCCGCGATGCGGGCCGTCACCGAACTGGTCCACCCGAATCCCGACCAACCGGTGCTCGGTGGCACCTTCTTCGTCCTCGTTCCGTCCCTGGCCAGCGGCGCACCGGTCGCCCTGCCGGCCCGGTCGGCCCGGGTGCTGGCCCGCCAGATCCGCCGGCTCCAACCCCAGGCCAGCTACCTCACGCCGCCGCAGCTACGCGCACTGCTGGCCGAGTCGCCCCGACTCTGCGGCGCCTTCTACAGCGGGTCCGCGCCGGTCAGCGCCAACCTGCTGGCCCGGACCCGGCGGGCCGGAGCCAGTCAGGCCTGGGGCGTGTACGCGCTCACCGAGATGTTCCCGGCCGCCGCCGTCGAGGCCACCGAGAAGGCTGCTTTCACCGGAGACGGTGACCTCGTCGGCACCCCGCTACCCGGGGTACGCACCCGACTCGACGACGACGATCAACTGCTGCTCACCGGACCGGGCAGTTCCGACCGTTACCTCGGCGAGGAACCGCACGAGTGGGTGGCCACCGGGGACGTCGCCCGGATGGACGGTGACCGGGTCGTACTGGCCGGCCGGTGCAAGGACATGATCCTGCGCGAGGCGGAGAACATCTATCCCGGCCTGTACGAGCCGGCGCTGCACGTACCCGGGGTGAACCTGGCCGTGCTGGTGGGCGTACCGGCCGGCGACGGGGACGAGCGGCTCGTCGCGGTCGTGGAACCCGAACCGGGCGCCGATCCGGGGCAACTCCGCCTGGCCCTGGCACCCGTACTGGCCCGGATGGGGGCGGCCCGGCCCGACGCGGTGCACTTCTGCGTCGTACCGACCTCGGGACGGTCCCGGAAGCCGGACCGTACCGCCACCGCGGCACTGGCGGCGGCGATGGAGGCAGGTTGGCGGCCGCCCCGTGGCTAA
- a CDS encoding cytochrome P450, giving the protein MSGRSRSATENTKKRPFLTARRRDRRVYLRSHPVLFALLSVTRRWPVLRWGRTVLVHDRQAYLDGLTRVPLDRVAAGTTGGTARRLEAEGLLFDQEGTAHRGTRRSVHEGLGAAGVDRLRPVWLEVLDRRLAPLAQGGHVDLVPLAMELAGATTAALLDLDVDPLVLAQAARVAAAATAHEQLPGLRWPGRDRAARLAAARLTDLIATATTATDSADGSGLAGMLAVAAINTTVAALPRAVAWCADDRLWDWAADPATRGVLVAELLRVTAPSPLLPRVAASSGTVGGCPVRAGDRLVLVARHAVDAHRSGPDCADPAPARVAQLVFGAGSHACPGARLARAQLSDTLAALAAYRPVVVRARADRRAALPSWASLVIQAGRR; this is encoded by the coding sequence GTGTCAGGAAGGTCCCGTTCCGCTACGGAAAACACCAAGAAGAGGCCCTTCCTTACCGCGCGGCGGCGGGATCGGCGGGTCTACCTGCGTAGCCATCCGGTGCTGTTCGCGCTGCTGTCGGTCACCCGACGATGGCCGGTGCTGCGGTGGGGGCGCACCGTTCTGGTGCACGACCGGCAGGCGTACCTTGACGGGCTGACCCGGGTGCCGTTGGACCGGGTGGCGGCCGGCACCACCGGGGGCACCGCCCGGCGACTGGAGGCCGAGGGCCTGCTCTTCGACCAGGAGGGTACGGCGCACCGGGGCACCCGCCGGAGCGTCCACGAGGGACTCGGCGCGGCCGGGGTGGATCGGCTGCGTCCGGTCTGGCTGGAGGTGCTGGACCGACGGCTCGCTCCACTGGCGCAGGGCGGGCACGTCGACCTCGTGCCGCTGGCGATGGAGCTGGCCGGGGCAACCACAGCAGCCCTGCTCGACCTCGACGTCGATCCGCTGGTGCTGGCGCAGGCGGCCCGGGTCGCCGCAGCGGCCACCGCCCACGAGCAGCTTCCCGGGCTTCGCTGGCCAGGGCGGGACCGGGCGGCCCGGCTCGCCGCCGCCCGCCTGACCGACCTGATCGCGACCGCCACCACAGCCACCGATTCCGCCGACGGATCCGGGCTGGCCGGCATGCTGGCCGTGGCAGCCATCAACACGACCGTGGCCGCACTGCCCCGGGCGGTTGCCTGGTGTGCCGACGACAGGTTGTGGGACTGGGCCGCCGATCCGGCCACCCGTGGGGTGCTGGTCGCCGAACTGCTCCGGGTCACCGCGCCGAGCCCACTGCTGCCCCGGGTGGCGGCCAGCTCCGGGACCGTCGGTGGCTGCCCGGTCCGGGCCGGTGACCGGCTCGTCCTGGTGGCGAGGCACGCCGTCGACGCGCACCGGTCCGGACCGGACTGTGCCGACCCGGCCCCCGCCCGGGTCGCCCAACTGGTCTTCGGGGCCGGGTCCCACGCCTGCCCCGGTGCCCGACTGGCGCGGGCGCAACTGTCCGACACGCTGGCCGCGCTGGCCGCGTACCGGCCGGTGGTGGTCCGGGCCCGCGCCGACCGACGGGCTGCCCTGCCCAGCTGGGCGAGTCTGGTGATCCAGGCGGGCCGCCGATGA
- a CDS encoding NAD-dependent epimerase/dehydratase family protein produces MNLTGVRVAVTGASGFCGAAVARAAAAAGAEVLCLGRRPGPVGRHVFWDATQAAPDLAGADLVVHLAAAVGDPAPGRAAERAFRAVNVDGTARLLTAAGDRPVVWVSSASVYHPGVRGDRITEDHPVDAQLTAYGRTKAAGERLALAAGAVVLRPRAVYGPGDPHLLPRLLGAVRGRYLLLPGPDVSLSLTAVENLADACLAASRWPAGAYNITDGRAYSRDAVAVAALAALGRPARVVHVPVWLAGVAAALATARARLPWSGPPALTRYAVAQLAHGVVLDISRARAQGWRPRRCFDDFLGATR; encoded by the coding sequence ATGAACCTGACCGGGGTACGGGTGGCGGTCACCGGCGCCAGCGGCTTCTGCGGGGCGGCGGTGGCCCGAGCCGCTGCTGCGGCCGGTGCCGAGGTGCTCTGCCTGGGCCGGCGTCCCGGGCCGGTGGGCCGGCACGTGTTCTGGGACGCCACGCAGGCCGCGCCTGACCTCGCCGGTGCCGATCTGGTGGTGCACCTGGCCGCCGCCGTCGGCGATCCGGCCCCCGGTCGGGCCGCCGAACGGGCGTTTCGGGCCGTCAACGTGGACGGGACGGCCCGGTTGCTGACCGCCGCCGGGGACCGCCCGGTGGTCTGGGTGAGCAGCGCGAGCGTCTACCACCCCGGGGTACGAGGTGACCGGATCACCGAGGACCATCCGGTCGACGCCCAGTTGACCGCGTACGGACGCACCAAGGCGGCCGGCGAGCGGTTGGCGCTGGCGGCGGGGGCGGTGGTGTTGCGCCCCCGGGCGGTGTACGGGCCGGGTGACCCCCACCTGTTACCCCGGCTGTTGGGGGCGGTCCGTGGTCGGTACCTGCTCCTGCCCGGGCCCGACGTTTCGCTGTCGCTGACCGCGGTGGAGAACCTGGCCGACGCGTGTCTGGCCGCGTCGCGCTGGCCGGCCGGGGCGTACAACATCACCGACGGACGGGCGTACTCTCGGGACGCCGTGGCGGTGGCGGCGCTGGCCGCGCTCGGCCGGCCGGCGCGGGTGGTGCACGTGCCGGTCTGGTTGGCCGGCGTGGCGGCGGCGCTGGCGACGGCGCGGGCCCGACTGCCCTGGTCGGGTCCTCCGGCACTGACCCGGTACGCGGTGGCACAGCTCGCCCACGGCGTGGTCCTGGACATCTCCCGGGCCCGGGCCCAGGGTTGGCGACCGCGCCGCTGTTTCGACGACTTCCTCGGCGCGACTCGTTGA
- a CDS encoding TetR/AcrR family transcriptional regulator: MARSEAARIALLDAAERLFAESGIAQVSDRKVAEAAGNTNHSAVHYYFGGREGLLRALIERQTVPQEEPRRAMFEHSDSVLGDVRSLVVPATEALAQLPRPSWRARFIAQALADPATTGLMRQAAESTPAARLIARSLAARLAHLDPGVVAGRASLITRIAATAFAEVEARAERDGKDPRWHSVGDFLADAIAGMLVAPISKAGSTNPLTETPPQSAA; this comes from the coding sequence ATGGCCCGGTCAGAGGCGGCTCGGATCGCACTGCTCGACGCGGCGGAACGCCTGTTCGCCGAATCGGGCATCGCGCAGGTTTCCGACCGGAAGGTGGCCGAAGCGGCAGGTAACACCAACCACTCCGCCGTGCACTACTACTTCGGCGGCCGCGAGGGCCTGTTGCGGGCACTGATCGAGCGGCAGACGGTTCCGCAAGAGGAGCCCCGCCGGGCGATGTTCGAGCATTCCGACTCGGTCCTCGGCGACGTGCGCAGCCTCGTGGTACCGGCCACGGAAGCGCTGGCCCAGTTGCCGCGCCCGAGCTGGCGGGCCCGATTCATCGCCCAGGCCCTGGCCGACCCAGCCACGACGGGGCTGATGCGCCAGGCAGCGGAGTCCACCCCGGCCGCGAGGCTCATCGCCCGTTCACTGGCGGCCCGGCTCGCCCATCTGGACCCCGGTGTGGTGGCCGGCCGGGCGAGCCTGATCACCCGGATCGCCGCGACAGCCTTCGCCGAGGTCGAGGCACGCGCCGAGCGGGACGGGAAGGACCCGCGTTGGCACTCGGTGGGCGACTTCCTGGCCGACGCCATCGCCGGGATGCTGGTCGCCCCGATCAGCAAGGCGGGGAGCACGAACCCGCTGACCGAGACACCTCCGCAGTCGGCGGCGTAG